In one window of Psychrobacter sp. P2G3 DNA:
- a CDS encoding DUF2177 family protein — MGYVFIYLAAVVIFLGIDAVWLKTMTGLFYEKRIGHLLADEPNMVAAGVFYMFYLLALCILILYPQIKAGASIGHIFLLGGLIGLMAYGTYDFTNLALYKGFTLDTALVDFVWGGLLTGSVSAIVAWLAYRFHWLS, encoded by the coding sequence ATGGGTTATGTATTTATCTACCTTGCTGCGGTTGTTATATTTTTAGGTATCGACGCGGTCTGGCTTAAGACTATGACAGGCTTATTCTATGAAAAGCGTATCGGACACTTACTCGCTGATGAGCCAAATATGGTCGCGGCTGGCGTGTTTTACATGTTTTATCTATTAGCTCTCTGCATATTGATTCTTTACCCGCAAATTAAAGCAGGTGCTTCGATCGGTCATATTTTTTTACTGGGCGGGTTAATAGGACTAATGGCTTACGGTACTTATGACTTTACCAATCTTGCGTTATATAAAGGCTTTACGTTAGATACTGCCTTAGTGGATTTCGTATGGGGCGGGTTATTAACAGGTTCTGTCAGTGCTATTGTGGCATGGCTGGCTTATCGTTTTCACTGGCTGAGCTAG
- a CDS encoding cyclopropane-fatty-acyl-phospholipid synthase family protein: protein MPASPTDRTPTSKLDKITARLSKTVSNNAILKPVNKSVNYLARKAICRALSYLQFGSITLIEDFDERAPKTNSFGSKQSSVISSSAVGRHSLDVTLTIHDSNVYRRLLFGGSIALADSYIEGEWDTDDLTGLIRLAARNLAVLNSLENRFAGLSKTLEKAKHQLRGNDQAGSKSNILAHYDLGNAMYERFLDPTMMYSSAVYMTPDTTLAEAQQHKLALICQRLQLTADDHVIEIGTGWGGFAIYAAKHYGCQVTTTTISDAQYQEAHRRVEAAGLSDKITLLKQDYRELTGNYDKLVSIEMIEAVGHEYLPTFFAKCNSLLKPTGLMVLQAITFNDQDYEDYLESVDFIQTHIFPGGCLLSNQELNTQFTEQTDMVIKQLHDYGFDYAYTLRDWRTAFMAQREEIKALGYDEAFIRLWEFYFCYCEGGFLERTIGVVQVTAVKKDNIDSLHFSDSPAALVSA from the coding sequence ATGCCAGCAAGCCCAACCGACCGTACACCTACATCAAAACTAGATAAAATTACTGCGCGTTTAAGCAAAACGGTCAGTAACAACGCTATCTTAAAGCCAGTTAATAAGAGTGTAAATTACTTGGCTAGAAAGGCAATATGCCGTGCGCTTAGCTATCTTCAATTCGGTAGCATCACTTTGATTGAAGATTTTGACGAGCGAGCACCGAAGACAAACAGCTTCGGTAGCAAGCAATCAAGCGTAATAAGCAGCTCAGCAGTGGGTCGGCACTCGTTAGACGTTACTCTGACAATTCATGACAGTAATGTCTATCGTCGATTATTATTTGGCGGCTCTATTGCACTTGCCGATAGCTATATTGAGGGTGAGTGGGATACTGATGATTTGACTGGTTTAATACGGCTGGCTGCACGCAATTTAGCAGTGCTGAACAGTTTGGAAAATCGCTTTGCAGGTCTAAGTAAAACCTTAGAGAAAGCCAAGCATCAACTGCGCGGTAACGATCAGGCTGGCTCCAAATCTAATATTCTAGCGCATTATGATTTGGGTAATGCCATGTACGAGCGCTTTTTAGACCCGACTATGATGTACTCATCAGCGGTATACATGACACCTGATACAACGCTTGCAGAGGCACAGCAGCATAAGCTGGCACTGATTTGTCAGCGCTTACAATTGACGGCTGATGATCATGTCATTGAAATCGGCACAGGCTGGGGCGGTTTTGCGATTTACGCGGCCAAGCATTATGGCTGTCAGGTAACGACGACGACCATCTCTGACGCTCAGTATCAGGAGGCGCATCGCCGAGTCGAGGCGGCAGGACTGTCTGATAAGATTACTCTGCTTAAACAAGATTATCGTGAGCTGACAGGGAATTACGACAAGCTAGTAAGTATTGAGATGATAGAGGCAGTTGGTCATGAATATCTGCCAACGTTCTTTGCTAAATGTAATAGCTTACTCAAGCCTACAGGACTGATGGTGCTACAAGCCATCACCTTTAATGATCAAGATTATGAAGATTATCTAGAATCGGTCGACTTTATCCAGACACATATTTTCCCTGGTGGTTGTTTGCTATCCAACCAAGAGCTAAATACTCAATTTACCGAACAGACAGACATGGTCATTAAGCAATTGCATGATTACGGCTTTGATTATGCTTATACATTGCGCGATTGGCGTACTGCTTTTATGGCGCAACGTGAAGAGATTAAAGCGCTCGGTTACGACGAGGCATTTATTCGTTTGTGGGAATTTTATTTCTGCTACTGTGAAGGCGGCTTTTTGGAGCGTACGATTGGAGTAGTACAGGTAACAGCAGTTAAGAAGGACAATATCGATTCGCTGCATTTTTCTGATTCGCCAGCAGCCCTGGTGTCAGCTTAG
- a CDS encoding DUF1365 domain-containing protein, translated as MTTSAHPSDTMPIHELPQVSNMLPHQLFHGTTWHSRLLPSVHKFAYPYRYWGVNISALAAGELLPEVSTLALAKSMLNKRIGIKGLLLFSAKKKALQQFCADDYLHPSVDDDDADNDKKNGLNSAETLEQRLKKAFIEHAGSAPAGEMMGMVVCRNVGLYFSPVNFYLGFDKEQIPTHLLAEVSNTPWDKRHYYGFLLDGTDTKFCHDKDFHVSPFNPIDQLYRWQVKVKKQSDNCLQVRIAINISDARGEVLKTGVKMSGIPMTQTTIRDSLRKNPLMNFTSLTRIYWHAFKLYAIKKVPYINYDEKLADSQQDVKDSKDIS; from the coding sequence ATGACTACTTCAGCCCATCCGTCTGACACCATGCCAATTCATGAGTTACCACAAGTCTCTAATATGTTGCCGCATCAATTGTTTCATGGGACAACGTGGCATAGTCGGTTGCTACCAAGCGTGCACAAATTTGCTTATCCGTATCGTTATTGGGGTGTCAATATCAGTGCGCTAGCAGCGGGAGAGTTATTACCGGAAGTGAGCACATTAGCCTTAGCCAAATCAATGTTAAATAAGCGTATCGGTATAAAAGGCTTACTGCTATTTTCAGCGAAAAAAAAAGCATTGCAGCAGTTCTGTGCAGATGATTATTTACATCCAAGTGTAGATGACGATGATGCTGATAACGACAAGAAGAATGGTTTAAATAGTGCTGAAACTCTCGAACAGCGCTTAAAAAAAGCGTTCATTGAGCATGCAGGTAGTGCTCCGGCAGGTGAAATGATGGGCATGGTAGTCTGCCGCAATGTTGGACTATATTTTAGCCCAGTCAATTTTTACTTGGGTTTTGATAAGGAGCAAATACCTACGCATCTGCTCGCAGAGGTTTCCAACACACCATGGGACAAACGTCACTATTATGGGTTTTTATTAGACGGTACTGACACCAAGTTTTGCCACGATAAAGACTTTCATGTTTCACCATTTAACCCGATAGATCAGCTGTATCGCTGGCAGGTAAAGGTAAAAAAACAGTCAGATAATTGCTTGCAAGTTCGCATCGCTATCAACATAAGTGACGCGCGTGGTGAAGTATTAAAAACAGGGGTCAAGATGTCCGGTATACCGATGACACAGACGACAATTCGTGACAGTCTGCGGAAAAATCCGTTAATGAATTTTACGTCGCTGACACGTATTTATTGGCATGCTTTCAAGCTCTATGCTATCAAAAAAGTTCCTTATATCAATTATGATGAAAAGCTGGCTGATAGTCAGCAGGACGTCAAAGATTCTAAAGATATCTCTTAG
- a CDS encoding FAD-dependent oxidoreductase, with the protein MPFFRRQHVSDQPKTVKQQPVQANQTVNDQAVNDQATKSVAIIGSGVAGLTCAHYLAKLHEVTVFEASDYIGGHVNTIDVTLQYGKKSKENKVENSAIDTGFIVFNERTYPNFFRLLHDLQVPFQATDMSFSVKNTARNFEYNGHTLNTLLSQRKNVLNPKFWAFMTDILQFNKHIRQLRQDYETARAQGQDVRGFTEQTLGSYLTSKRYGALFTDNYLLPMVSAIWSTSLEKVQDTPLVFFAQFFDNHGLLDVVNRPQWFTIKGGSKQYVNKLVTRFVKTGGTVRVNSPVQSVTRHDNKVTLNVIDKDANNNAQQLTFDDVIFACHADTALKLLKDASPDESEVLGQFQFTNNTAVLHTDTEVLPKKSLAWASWNYLIDSKDKAQDKTGEREQQASAKPVLTYHMNILQRLTKQHNYLVTLNKDIDPAQVIKSIDYNHPVFDNEMIAAQAQWSRISGSGLHTHFCGAYWFNGFHEDGVRSGLRVCQALGSTIDIKDEVDPNHLPHSDSTHTPFRYRDLPVKADKKARKLKKRHVMTATTNQELVDYIATLQPAVKAFNNKKKRGLFGRRKAKNA; encoded by the coding sequence ATGCCATTTTTTCGCCGTCAGCATGTATCTGATCAACCAAAAACTGTAAAGCAACAACCAGTACAAGCTAACCAGACAGTCAATGATCAAGCAGTCAATGATCAAGCAACAAAAAGTGTCGCTATTATCGGTTCTGGGGTAGCAGGGTTAACTTGTGCCCATTATTTGGCAAAGCTCCATGAAGTAACAGTGTTTGAGGCCAGCGATTATATTGGCGGGCATGTAAATACGATTGATGTGACATTGCAATATGGCAAAAAGTCAAAAGAAAATAAAGTGGAGAATAGTGCAATAGATACGGGTTTTATTGTCTTTAACGAGCGTACTTACCCTAATTTTTTTCGTTTATTGCATGACTTGCAAGTACCGTTTCAAGCAACGGATATGAGCTTTTCAGTGAAGAATACCGCTCGCAACTTTGAATATAACGGTCATACGCTTAACACCTTATTATCGCAGCGCAAAAATGTCCTTAATCCTAAGTTTTGGGCGTTTATGACTGATATTTTGCAGTTCAATAAACATATCCGTCAATTGCGTCAAGACTATGAGACAGCGCGCGCACAAGGGCAGGATGTTAGGGGTTTTACTGAGCAAACCCTAGGTAGCTATCTGACGAGTAAGCGTTATGGCGCTTTGTTTACCGATAACTATCTATTGCCGATGGTCTCAGCAATCTGGTCAACCAGTCTAGAAAAAGTACAAGATACGCCATTGGTATTCTTTGCCCAGTTTTTTGATAACCATGGCTTGCTCGATGTGGTTAATCGTCCGCAATGGTTCACTATCAAAGGTGGCTCTAAGCAGTATGTTAATAAGTTAGTGACGCGTTTCGTTAAAACCGGCGGTACTGTGCGAGTCAATAGTCCGGTGCAATCGGTCACTCGGCATGACAATAAAGTGACGTTAAACGTCATTGATAAAGATGCCAATAACAATGCGCAACAGCTAACCTTTGATGACGTTATCTTTGCTTGTCATGCAGATACGGCGCTAAAATTACTGAAAGATGCCAGTCCTGATGAGAGTGAAGTACTGGGACAATTTCAGTTTACTAATAATACGGCGGTGCTGCATACCGATACCGAAGTATTGCCAAAGAAATCACTAGCATGGGCCAGTTGGAATTACTTGATTGACAGTAAAGATAAAGCTCAGGATAAGACTGGTGAACGCGAACAACAAGCATCTGCGAAGCCAGTATTGACTTATCATATGAATATCTTGCAGCGTTTGACCAAGCAGCATAATTATCTAGTCACGCTAAATAAAGATATTGATCCAGCGCAGGTCATTAAAAGTATTGACTATAACCATCCCGTATTCGACAACGAGATGATTGCTGCACAAGCTCAGTGGTCGCGCATATCGGGTAGTGGTCTACATACGCATTTTTGCGGAGCATATTGGTTCAATGGCTTTCATGAAGATGGCGTACGTAGTGGCCTGCGTGTCTGTCAGGCATTGGGTAGTACGATTGATATTAAAGATGAAGTCGATCCAAATCACCTACCCCATAGTGATAGCACACACACGCCATTTCGTTATAGAGACTTGCCAGTAAAGGCAGATAAGAAAGCACGCAAACTCAAAAAACGTCACGTAATGACGGCTACTACCAATCAAGAGCTGGTGGACTATATCGCAACTTTACAACCAGCTGTAAAAGCATTTAATAATAAGAAAAAACGAGGCTTATTCGGCCGTCGCAAAGCTAAAAATGCATAG
- a CDS encoding SDR family NAD(P)-dependent oxidoreductase yields MTDSPRKLHILITGATSGIGYQLAKDYLQDGHEVYAVGRDDKALAELKDLGATPIDLDLMDRDKVIEAFDKVNQIDLAICGAGMCEYLDMPNFDSSVFMKVMSVNMGTLSHAIEGVLPKLIASKGRLVGLGSASAYVPFARAEAYGSSKAAIHYLMKTLQISLAPHHVDVSLVVPGFVKTPMTQQNDFPMPFIQTPEQASFAIRQGIKDGDEVIEFPRRLTLSLKTLGALPDTVWQQVSEKMNKK; encoded by the coding sequence ATGACGGACTCTCCTAGAAAACTACATATTTTAATCACTGGTGCAACCTCTGGTATTGGCTATCAATTGGCAAAGGACTACTTACAAGATGGTCATGAAGTGTACGCGGTTGGGCGTGATGACAAGGCATTAGCAGAGCTAAAAGACCTAGGCGCAACACCGATTGATTTAGATCTGATGGATCGCGACAAGGTCATCGAGGCCTTTGACAAAGTAAATCAAATTGATTTAGCGATTTGTGGCGCAGGCATGTGTGAGTATTTAGATATGCCCAATTTTGATAGTAGCGTCTTTATGAAAGTCATGTCGGTCAATATGGGTACGCTATCACATGCTATCGAAGGCGTGTTGCCCAAACTCATTGCCTCAAAAGGACGTTTAGTCGGCCTTGGTTCTGCTTCGGCTTATGTGCCATTTGCCCGTGCGGAAGCTTACGGTAGCTCGAAAGCTGCGATTCATTACTTAATGAAAACCTTGCAAATTAGCCTAGCACCGCACCATGTCGATGTTAGTTTAGTGGTACCAGGTTTTGTAAAAACGCCAATGACGCAGCAAAATGACTTTCCAATGCCGTTTATACAGACGCCTGAGCAAGCAAGTTTTGCTATTCGTCAAGGTATCAAAGATGGCGATGAGGTCATTGAATTTCCCAGAAGACTAACGCTATCATTAAAGACGTTAGGCGCATTGCCGGATACGGTCTGGCAACAAGTCAGTGAAAAAATGAATAAAAAATAG
- a CDS encoding pyridoxal phosphate-dependent aminotransferase translates to MSELQLSDRVNNIKPSPTLAITNKAKELKASGKDIIGLGAGEPDFDTPEHVKQAAIQAINEGFTKYTAVDGTPELKKAIIEKFKRDNDLSYEPNEILVSVGGKQSFFNLAQAFINPGDEVIIPAPYWVSYPDMVIIAEGVPVIVKCPAEQDFKITAEQLEAAITDKTKLLVLNSPSNPTGMIYTLDELKAIAEVLKKHLQVYVVSDDMYEHIRWTGDKFYNILNAAPELKERAIILNGVSKAYAMTGWRIGYAGGPAKLIGAMKKVQSQSTSCPASISQVAAEAAISGDQSVLTPMVEAFEKRCDLVVDGLNAIKGITCLRPDGAFYVYPNVVPLIKAAGLSSCTEFSEWLLEKVGVAVVPGDAFGLGGYMRISYATDEATLKDALSRIEKAVADLDVTE, encoded by the coding sequence ATGAGCGAATTGCAACTGTCTGACCGCGTCAACAACATTAAACCATCACCTACCCTAGCTATTACTAATAAAGCCAAAGAGCTAAAAGCGTCTGGTAAAGACATCATTGGTTTGGGCGCAGGCGAGCCTGACTTTGATACCCCAGAACACGTAAAACAAGCAGCAATTCAAGCGATTAACGAAGGTTTTACTAAGTACACCGCTGTCGATGGCACCCCAGAGCTTAAAAAAGCCATTATTGAGAAGTTCAAGCGTGATAATGACCTCAGCTATGAGCCTAATGAGATTTTGGTATCGGTCGGTGGCAAGCAGTCATTCTTTAACCTTGCGCAAGCTTTTATCAATCCAGGTGATGAAGTCATCATTCCAGCACCGTATTGGGTCAGCTATCCTGACATGGTTATCATCGCTGAAGGTGTGCCAGTCATTGTGAAGTGTCCAGCTGAGCAAGACTTTAAAATCACTGCCGAACAGTTAGAAGCGGCCATCACTGACAAAACCAAATTGTTGGTGCTGAATAGCCCCTCTAACCCAACGGGCATGATTTATACCTTAGATGAGCTAAAAGCCATCGCTGAGGTGCTCAAAAAGCATCTACAAGTTTATGTAGTCTCAGATGATATGTATGAGCACATTCGCTGGACAGGTGATAAGTTCTACAACATCTTAAATGCCGCACCTGAGCTAAAAGAGCGTGCGATTATTTTAAATGGCGTATCAAAAGCGTATGCGATGACTGGTTGGCGTATTGGTTATGCAGGTGGCCCTGCTAAATTAATCGGCGCAATGAAAAAAGTACAATCACAATCAACCTCATGCCCAGCATCGATCAGTCAAGTCGCTGCCGAAGCGGCTATCAGCGGTGACCAAAGCGTATTGACGCCTATGGTCGAAGCTTTCGAGAAGCGTTGTGACCTCGTCGTCGATGGCTTAAATGCGATTAAAGGCATTACTTGTCTGCGTCCTGATGGCGCATTCTATGTCTATCCTAATGTCGTGCCATTGATTAAAGCGGCTGGTCTCTCGTCTTGTACTGAATTCTCAGAATGGTTATTGGAAAAAGTCGGTGTCGCGGTCGTCCCTGGTGATGCATTTGGTCTTGGTGGCTACATGCGTATCTCATATGCCACTGATGAAGCTACTTTAAAAGATGCCCTATCACGTATTGAAAAAGCGGTTGCAGACCTTGATGTTACTGAGTAA